The following proteins come from a genomic window of Dreissena polymorpha isolate Duluth1 chromosome 1, UMN_Dpol_1.0, whole genome shotgun sequence:
- the LOC127864318 gene encoding uncharacterized protein LOC127864318 isoform X1, with the protein MFSNTKTRVRDKFKSSQKTGGGPAKPLKASEELILQFLIDRPQLDGIIGGLDTSGESSSVVPSLKTYEDTENVIPVGEYSVEMKSSISNQAVRTVSDPPTSTSSVVQSKVSADVSSKMKERNKISKRARKAVEEDLYSLEKKSLLLEIVLLEQKIAHDKELQEL; encoded by the exons atgttttccaaTACCAAAACAAGAG TACGGGACAAATTCAAAAGCTCCCAGAAAACAGGAGGTGGGCCTGCCAAGCCTTTAAAAGCCTCTGAAGAAttaattcttcaatttttaatAGACAGGCCCCAATTAGATGGGATTATTGGAGGTCTCGATACTTCAG GGGAATCATCATCAGTGGTGCCATCATTGAAGACATATGAAGACACTGAAAATGTCATTCCAGTGGGTGAATATTCAG tCGAGATGAAAAGTTCCATTTCGAATCAAGCTGTAAGGACTGTATCAG ATCCCCCGACATCGACATCTTCTGTTGTCCAGTCAAAAGTGTCTGCTGATGTGAGCTCTAAAATGAAGGAAAGGAACAAAA TATCAAAGAGAGCAAGGAAAGCTGTGGAGGAAGACCTGTACAGTCTGGAAAAAAAAAGTCTGTTGCTGGAAATTGTTCTGCTAGAGCAAAAAATAGCTCATGACAAAGAATTGCAAGAGTTGTGA
- the LOC127864318 gene encoding uncharacterized protein LOC127864318 isoform X2 → MFSNTKTRVRDKFKSSQKTGGGPAKPLKASEELILQFLIDRPQLDGIIGGLDTSGESSSVVPSLKTYEDTENVIPVGEYSVEMKSSISNQAVRTVSDPPTSTSSVVQSKVSADVSSKMKERNKNVHR, encoded by the exons atgttttccaaTACCAAAACAAGAG TACGGGACAAATTCAAAAGCTCCCAGAAAACAGGAGGTGGGCCTGCCAAGCCTTTAAAAGCCTCTGAAGAAttaattcttcaatttttaatAGACAGGCCCCAATTAGATGGGATTATTGGAGGTCTCGATACTTCAG GGGAATCATCATCAGTGGTGCCATCATTGAAGACATATGAAGACACTGAAAATGTCATTCCAGTGGGTGAATATTCAG tCGAGATGAAAAGTTCCATTTCGAATCAAGCTGTAAGGACTGTATCAG ATCCCCCGACATCGACATCTTCTGTTGTCCAGTCAAAAGTGTCTGCTGATGTGAGCTCTAAAATGAAGGAAAGGAACAAAA atgtaCATCGATGA